A region of the Muricauda sp. MAR_2010_75 genome:
CTTCAATGGTATATGGACCTATGATTTTGAAGGTATTAGCAGGAGCAATCTGGCCATTGGGTTTTTGACCGATTCCGAGATTGTGGAAAAAACGGGCATCTCACAGGCACGAAGGGACCAGCTTTTGTCCGAGGCATATTTTCTAAGAGCCTATTATTACTTTGACCTTGTGAACAATTTTGGCGATGTCCCTTTGATATTGAAATCGCCAGAATCTTTTGAAGAGGCATTTTCCGTTTCCGTAAGGGCCTCGAGGGCAGAGGTGTTGGACCAAATTGGATTGGATTTGGAAACAGCGAGGGGACTGGCCCCACAAATAAAAAATGATGCAACCGATCCGTGGAGGGTTTCCATAGGTGCCATCATAGCGCTCCAAGCCAAAATTTCACTTTATAGTGAAAACTGGTCTGAGGTTTTGGACTTGGTAACAGAATTGGATAATCTTGGGTTCTATGATCTCAACGATAATTATTTTGATGCTTTTGATGCAAGCTTGGAGTTCAATGACCAAGAGGTGATTTTTGCCTATGATCACCGTTCCGGCGAAAACCCTGGTAATGGAAATGGTTTGGCGGCAGTGTCCGGTTGGGGCTTTTTTGCACCAACTGACGATTTCTTGGCAGCCTTTGAATCCGATGATCCACGTTTGGCATACACAATCAATGTCACAGACCAGCATTCGCCCAAGATTTTAGGATCGATTACTGATTACAAAGGGAATGATGATTCCCCAGGAAATAAGATTTACATACGCTACGCAGATGTACTCCTTTGGAAGGCAGAAGCGCTTAATGAAAGCGGGAATCCCTTGGATGCTGTATCCATCATCAATCAAGTTAGGGAAAGGGCAAGAAATACACCTACCGCGGACGGAACGCCGGTGCCAGCAGGAACCCTGCCCGCAAGAGCCAATACCAATGACCAGGCGCAAGTACGTGCCTGGATACAATCGGAACGTAGAGTGGAACTAGGTTTTGAATCACAACGGTTCAATGATTTAAAACGATGGGGCATTGCTGGATCCACCTTGCAGGGATTGGGCAAAAACTACCAACCGCACAACAATTTATATCCCATTCCACAAGCTGATATTGATAAATCAGGTGGTTCCATAACCCAAAATCCAGGATACTAGATTTTAAAAAGACCCAAAGA
Encoded here:
- a CDS encoding RagB/SusD family nutrient uptake outer membrane protein, encoding MKKLYKNLLFIVPFAVAVSCTSELDNDPIGLLTLDQVDTDPTLETVESAVESAYYPLRNTLNSIIPDWRWDLGTVFRNDIILQDMAANDMNKKWNPDGDQAWMDEIGNFVFTPENQAFNGIWTYDFEGISRSNLAIGFLTDSEIVEKTGISQARRDQLLSEAYFLRAYYYFDLVNNFGDVPLILKSPESFEEAFSVSVRASRAEVLDQIGLDLETARGLAPQIKNDATDPWRVSIGAIIALQAKISLYSENWSEVLDLVTELDNLGFYDLNDNYFDAFDASLEFNDQEVIFAYDHRSGENPGNGNGLAAVSGWGFFAPTDDFLAAFESDDPRLAYTINVTDQHSPKILGSITDYKGNDDSPGNKIYIRYADVLLWKAEALNESGNPLDAVSIINQVRERARNTPTADGTPVPAGTLPARANTNDQAQVRAWIQSERRVELGFESQRFNDLKRWGIAGSTLQGLGKNYQPHNNLYPIPQADIDKSGGSITQNPGY